One genomic segment of Ignavibacteriota bacterium includes these proteins:
- the bglX gene encoding beta-glucosidase BglX, which yields MLILLLSSITFTQTYKDPKANIEERITDLLGRMTLEEKIGQMQQNTLFEFTNDILEDTKKGNAGSFLNSGGIAERTKLQQAAMESRLGIPLIFGRDVIHGFKTMLPIPLGQAASWNPELVEKGAKMAAREAAEDFIHWTFAPMLDISRDPRWGRIAESCGEDPLLASKMGVAMVKGFQGYDISNPNSIAACAKHYVGYGAAEGGKDYNTTLIPERELRDIYLKPFNAVVNNGIATVMSAFNDLNGVPTSGNSFTLKTVLRDEWKFDGFVVSDWGSIDELIPHGFAKDGSEAAMKAANAGVNMEMVSKNYISNLKKHVENGAVDVKWIDEMVKGILRIKFKMGLFEQPFIKVSENPTTLSDANKEIAKQISIESIVLLQNENNFLPLDKNKIKKLAIIGPLADAPWDQLGCWTVDGKPENTITPLTAIKNEYGNSIEINYCKGLETARSNSTEHFAKSVEMVNKSDAALLFLGEDQMLSGETHSRAFIDLPGVQEDLIKELAKTGKPLVLVIMAGRSLTFGELIGDVKSIIYAWHPGTMGGPALADIIFGKVSPSGKLPISMPRTIGQIPLYYNFKNTGRPPAPNQLGRVLGTPENPEGYASYYLDVDFTPAYYFGYGLSYAKFEYSDLKLSTDKIGMNDKLEVSVNVKNIGNVEAKETVQLYVRDLFGSVTRPVKELKGFEKITLKPSEVKNVKFTISTEDLKFYDINMNYVAEPGDFDLFVGSSANNNDLLKTKFTLN from the coding sequence ATGTTAATTTTATTATTATCATCAATAACTTTTACTCAAACTTACAAAGATCCAAAAGCTAATATTGAAGAAAGAATTACTGATCTTCTTGGAAGAATGACCTTGGAAGAAAAAATTGGACAAATGCAGCAAAATACTTTGTTTGAATTTACCAATGATATTCTTGAAGATACAAAAAAAGGAAATGCCGGTTCGTTTTTAAATTCCGGTGGAATTGCCGAACGTACAAAACTTCAACAAGCCGCAATGGAATCTCGTTTGGGAATTCCTTTAATTTTCGGCAGAGATGTAATTCACGGATTTAAAACAATGCTTCCAATTCCTTTGGGACAAGCCGCATCTTGGAATCCGGAGCTTGTTGAAAAAGGCGCAAAAATGGCTGCGCGAGAAGCTGCAGAAGATTTTATTCATTGGACATTTGCACCAATGTTAGATATTTCTCGCGATCCTCGCTGGGGAAGAATTGCAGAATCTTGCGGTGAAGATCCGCTCTTAGCAAGCAAAATGGGTGTTGCAATGGTTAAAGGATTTCAAGGATATGATATAAGCAATCCAAACTCAATTGCAGCTTGCGCTAAACACTATGTTGGTTACGGTGCCGCAGAAGGCGGAAAAGATTATAACACAACTTTAATTCCAGAAAGAGAACTTCGCGATATTTATCTAAAACCTTTTAATGCAGTTGTAAATAATGGAATTGCAACTGTAATGAGCGCATTCAATGATTTAAATGGAGTTCCAACTTCCGGAAATAGTTTTACATTAAAAACAGTTTTAAGAGATGAATGGAAATTTGACGGATTTGTCGTTAGCGATTGGGGTTCAATTGATGAACTAATTCCTCACGGATTTGCAAAAGACGGTTCCGAAGCAGCAATGAAAGCCGCAAACGCCGGTGTAAATATGGAAATGGTTTCCAAAAATTATATTTCAAATCTTAAGAAACATGTTGAAAACGGTGCGGTTGATGTAAAATGGATTGATGAAATGGTTAAGGGAATTTTAAGAATCAAATTTAAAATGGGACTTTTTGAACAACCGTTTATTAAAGTTTCAGAAAATCCTACAACTTTAAGCGATGCAAATAAAGAAATCGCAAAACAAATCAGCATAGAAAGTATTGTACTTCTTCAAAATGAAAATAATTTTTTACCTTTGGATAAAAATAAAATTAAGAAACTTGCAATTATAGGACCTTTGGCAGATGCGCCTTGGGATCAATTAGGATGCTGGACAGTTGATGGAAAACCGGAAAATACAATTACTCCACTTACAGCAATTAAAAACGAATATGGAAATTCTATTGAAATTAATTATTGCAAAGGATTGGAAACTGCGCGAAGTAATTCAACAGAACATTTTGCAAAATCCGTAGAAATGGTAAATAAATCGGATGCAGCACTTTTATTTTTAGGCGAAGATCAAATGCTTTCTGGTGAAACTCATTCTAGAGCATTTATTGATTTGCCCGGCGTTCAAGAAGATTTGATTAAAGAATTAGCGAAAACTGGAAAACCTTTAGTTTTAGTAATTATGGCCGGAAGATCTTTAACTTTTGGAGAATTAATCGGAGATGTAAAATCAATTATTTACGCATGGCATCCCGGAACAATGGGTGGACCGGCTTTGGCAGATATTATTTTCGGAAAAGTTTCACCATCTGGGAAATTGCCTATTTCCATGCCGAGAACAATCGGACAAATTCCACTTTACTATAATTTCAAAAATACCGGAAGACCTCCGGCTCCAAATCAATTGGGAAGAGTTTTAGGAACTCCGGAAAATCCCGAGGGTTACGCAAGTTATTATTTGGATGTTGATTTTACTCCGGCTTATTATTTTGGTTACGGATTAAGCTATGCAAAATTTGAGTATTCCGATTTAAAACTTTCTACTGATAAAATTGGAATGAACGATAAATTGGAAGTTTCCGTAAATGTTAAAAACATAGGAAATGTTGAAGCAAAAGAAACAGTTCAACTTTATGTTAGAGATTTATTCGGAAGTGTAACACGACCGGTAAAAGAATTAAAAGGATTTGAAAAGATTACATTAAAACCCAGTGAAGTAAAAAATGTAAAATTCACGATTTCTACAGAAGATTTGAAATTTTATGACATAAATATGAATTATGTTGCTGAACCGGGAGATTTTGATTTGTTTGTTGGAAGTTCGGCAAATAATAATGATTTGTTGAAAACTAAATTTACACTTAACTAA
- a CDS encoding T9SS type A sorting domain-containing protein, whose translation MKKLFLICIILIYTNLFASVDIRLSKVDNQYNTPSPNKGTLIIDIEGMSNSGDIAVVGFQNSIQLDATFQGQNPSASFTQQLFLNTSFLPTELYKSGTGVIEFTYSLKLGGTPVNLADGVWTKIVRISIVYDMADVNGMISWTAPGILPTFQVLNTSAQNIAGNEGTIPSELQTVPLPVELSSFNVNAVEGTKAQLNWETATEVNNYGFEIERSLKSETEESAQETEVSWEKVAFVEGHGNSNSPKLYSFTDKNLIGGSKFLYRLKQIDIDGTFEYSEAVEIEVLPIKYELMQNYPNPFNPTTNIKFSLPEDAKVSINIYNILGEKVASLLNEDLLAGFHQVDFNAFSSGYQLASGIYLYSIESKNFKQVKKMMLMK comes from the coding sequence ATGAAAAAATTATTTTTAATTTGTATTATATTAATTTATACGAATTTATTTGCAAGTGTGGATATTAGATTGTCAAAAGTTGATAATCAATATAATACACCTTCTCCAAATAAAGGAACATTAATTATTGACATTGAAGGAATGAGTAACTCTGGTGATATTGCAGTAGTTGGATTTCAAAATTCAATTCAATTAGATGCTACTTTTCAGGGTCAAAATCCTTCAGCATCATTTACCCAACAACTTTTTTTAAATACAAGTTTTTTACCTACCGAGCTGTATAAAAGTGGAACAGGAGTTATTGAATTTACATATTCACTAAAATTAGGTGGTACTCCTGTTAATTTAGCTGATGGCGTTTGGACTAAAATCGTTAGGATTTCTATTGTTTATGATATGGCTGATGTTAATGGAATGATTTCCTGGACTGCACCCGGAATTCTGCCTACATTTCAAGTTTTAAATACTTCGGCTCAAAATATTGCTGGAAATGAGGGGACTATACCTTCTGAATTACAAACAGTTCCACTTCCCGTAGAACTTTCATCATTCAATGTAAATGCGGTTGAAGGAACAAAAGCTCAGTTAAATTGGGAAACTGCAACTGAAGTAAATAATTACGGATTTGAAATTGAAAGATCATTAAAATCGGAAACCGAAGAAAGTGCACAGGAAACCGAAGTTAGCTGGGAAAAAGTTGCTTTTGTTGAAGGTCACGGAAACAGCAATTCTCCAAAATTATATTCATTTACAGATAAAAATTTAATTGGCGGAAGCAAGTTTTTATATCGCTTAAAGCAAATTGATATAGACGGAACATTTGAATATTCAGAAGCTGTGGAAATTGAAGTTTTACCAATTAAATATGAACTTATGCAGAATTATCCAAATCCATTTAATCCAACAACAAATATTAAATTTTCGTTGCCAGAAGATGCAAAAGTAAGCATCAACATTTATAATATTTTAGGTGAAAAAGTTGCATCATTATTAAACGAAGATTTACTTGCCGGTTTCCACCAAGTCGATTTTAATGCATTTTCATCCGGATATCAATTAGCAAGTGGAATTTATCTTTATTCAATTGAATCAAAGAATTTCAAACAAGTTAAAAAAATGATGTTAATGAAATAA
- a CDS encoding PorV/PorQ family protein, whose translation MLKSKNKFLLVFFLITSNIFSQTEIGKYSGEFLSLGVGGRALGMGGASVAVADDITAGYWNPAGLAHMNYPQISLMHEEHFGSLVNYNYAAVAIPYGKDMSFGISAIRLSIDGIYDTRDAGVDKVTGEVINFNDPNWQLLHPNWGLDRTKITEFSNTDWAFFLTFAKRHSEKFYWGANVKFIRRDIAEFAATGIGFDVGAVYMPYENFSLGANFMDVTTTLLAWDTGRNELISPTAKIGTAYKFNFLGGAITPALDLDIRFENRQTASVFNLGPVSFDPRIGMEYNFKNIVALRGGYNDVKQFTIGAGVKLPKLNIDYTFATFNESKINSLPETHRISLILTIEEPKFLRKSE comes from the coding sequence ATGCTAAAATCAAAAAATAAATTTTTATTAGTATTTTTTTTAATCACATCAAATATATTTTCCCAAACAGAAATTGGTAAATATTCCGGTGAGTTTCTCTCGCTTGGAGTTGGCGGAAGAGCTTTGGGAATGGGCGGAGCAAGTGTTGCCGTTGCAGATGATATTACAGCCGGATATTGGAATCCCGCCGGATTAGCACATATGAATTATCCTCAAATTTCTTTAATGCACGAAGAACATTTTGGTAGTCTCGTAAATTATAATTACGCCGCTGTTGCAATTCCTTACGGAAAAGATATGAGTTTTGGAATAAGTGCAATCCGTTTAAGTATTGATGGAATTTACGATACAAGAGATGCCGGAGTTGATAAAGTTACCGGCGAAGTTATAAATTTTAACGATCCAAATTGGCAACTGCTTCATCCAAATTGGGGTTTGGATAGAACAAAAATTACGGAGTTCAGCAATACCGATTGGGCTTTCTTCTTAACTTTTGCAAAAAGACATTCGGAAAAATTTTATTGGGGTGCAAACGTAAAATTTATTAGAAGAGATATTGCGGAGTTTGCTGCAACGGGAATTGGCTTTGACGTTGGCGCAGTTTATATGCCTTATGAAAATTTTTCGCTCGGTGCAAATTTTATGGATGTTACAACAACTTTATTAGCTTGGGATACGGGAAGAAATGAATTAATTTCTCCAACCGCAAAAATTGGAACAGCTTATAAATTTAATTTTCTTGGCGGTGCAATTACTCCCGCTTTGGATTTAGATATAAGGTTTGAAAACCGACAAACAGCTTCGGTGTTTAATTTAGGTCCGGTTAGTTTTGATCCACGAATCGGAATGGAATATAATTTCAAAAATATTGTTGCGTTGCGCGGCGGATATAATGATGTAAAACAATTTACAATCGGCGCCGGAGTTAAACTTCCTAAATTAAATATTGATTACACATTTGCAACTTTTAATGAATCAAAAATTAATAGTCTTCCCGAAACACACCGCATTTCTTTAATTCTTACAATTGAAGAACCGAAATTTTTAAGAAAATCTGAATAA
- a CDS encoding TetR/AcrR family transcriptional regulator: METVVNTKSQILEVSLKLFSEKSYHGASIREIAKAVNIRESAIYNHFKSKEEILSEIVKNFSNRNFGSIILTDSLINQISKPQKFFLLLSQNIINFWDSANERMFIKILLNLNSVNSEANFYTIDNYLSDFRKLCSFIFKEMINHKFLKNIDLELLSNQFLSPLFLIELKKINSANQYYNFKTELELHSEFIWEAVKK, translated from the coding sequence ATGGAAACAGTTGTTAATACAAAATCGCAAATTCTTGAAGTATCTTTAAAACTCTTTTCGGAAAAAAGTTATCACGGCGCATCAATTAGGGAAATTGCAAAAGCTGTAAATATTAGAGAAAGTGCAATTTATAATCATTTTAAATCAAAAGAAGAAATACTTTCCGAAATTGTTAAAAATTTTAGCAATAGGAATTTTGGCTCAATAATTCTTACCGACTCACTAATTAATCAAATATCAAAACCGCAGAAATTTTTTCTATTACTTTCCCAAAATATTATAAATTTTTGGGATTCCGCAAATGAACGAATGTTCATAAAAATTTTATTGAATTTGAATAGCGTAAATTCCGAAGCAAATTTTTACACAATTGATAATTATTTAAGTGATTTCAGAAAATTATGTTCGTTTATTTTTAAGGAAATGATAAATCATAAATTTCTTAAGAATATTGATTTAGAACTTTTGAGTAACCAATTTTTAAGCCCGCTTTTTTTAATTGAGTTAAAAAAAATTAATTCCGCAAATCAATATTACAATTTCAAAACGGAATTGGAATTACACTCAGAATTTATTTGGGAAGCGGTGAAGAAGTGA
- a CDS encoding valine--tRNA ligase yields the protein MKEYPKTYNPNEVEDKWYKYWEENSLFSSQIDNNKIPYTIVIPPPNITGILTMGHILNNTIQDVYIRYKRMKGFNALWVPGTDHASIATETKVVKYLKDQGIDKEEIGRDEFLKHCYIWKEKYGGIITKQLRKLGVSCDWSRERFTMDNHYYKKVIEAFVKLYREGLIYRGYRMVNWCPASKSAISDEEVIYKSSNGNLWYFKYPIVDSNEFLIVATTRPETMLGDTGIAVNPNDERFKNLIGKKVLLPIVNREIPIFGDEYVDMEFGTGAVKVTPAHDINDYEMAKRHNLQMINIFNEDASTNENVPEEFRNKDRFVVRKLVIAEIEKLGLLEKVEDYTNNVGYSERGGVPIEPYLSEQWFLKMDAFAESALQVVKDEKVKFHPSHWVKTYEHWMENIRDWCISRQLWWGHRIPVWYHKSSKEIYCDVNPPEDLENWHQDEDVLDTWASSWLWAQDVFTSEDEQKYYYPTDLLVTGPDIIFFWVARMIMAGMKFMNDIPFKNVYFTSIIRDLQGRKMSKSLGNSPDPLDVISEYGADALRFTINYIAPLGQDVLFSTEKVELGRNFANKIWNAGRFLLMNLAYRQAGSEQIKLDENLIDKHVDFVDEWIDSKFQNAIKNYETALDKFEINSASKILYSYVWNDFCDWYVELIKNKLYSQNEEIKSAAITRAIKLFEEMLKMIHPFMPYISEEIWNLISERKEGESISISEFPKFDSSKISTVAEDKMEFTQNIITSIRNIRGEMNIAPSKKISALLKTENLLDDQIIYIKSLGRIDEIKFGNNIEKPKAIASSVIKNCEIYIPLEGIIDLNVERERLQKEIQRLEGALIGVSKKLGNEKFVNSAPKEIVEKELTKKSDWENSLIKLKTLLSDLS from the coding sequence ATGAAAGAATATCCCAAAACCTATAATCCAAATGAAGTTGAAGACAAATGGTATAAATATTGGGAAGAAAATTCGCTTTTTTCTTCACAAATAGATAATAATAAAATACCTTATACAATTGTAATTCCGCCGCCAAATATTACCGGAATATTAACAATGGGTCACATTTTGAATAACACAATTCAAGACGTTTACATTCGTTACAAAAGAATGAAAGGATTTAATGCACTTTGGGTTCCGGGAACTGATCACGCATCAATTGCAACGGAAACAAAAGTTGTAAAATATCTTAAAGATCAAGGAATTGATAAGGAAGAAATTGGTCGCGATGAATTTCTTAAACATTGTTACATTTGGAAAGAAAAATACGGCGGAATAATCACAAAACAATTGCGCAAACTTGGTGTAAGCTGTGATTGGAGCCGAGAACGTTTTACAATGGATAATCATTATTATAAAAAGGTAATTGAAGCATTTGTTAAACTTTACAGAGAAGGATTGATTTATCGCGGATACCGAATGGTAAATTGGTGTCCGGCTTCAAAATCTGCAATTTCAGATGAAGAAGTAATTTACAAAAGCAGCAACGGAAATCTTTGGTATTTCAAATATCCAATTGTTGATTCAAATGAATTTTTAATTGTTGCAACAACACGACCAGAAACAATGCTTGGCGATACTGGAATTGCGGTAAATCCAAATGATGAAAGGTTTAAAAATCTAATTGGTAAAAAAGTTTTGCTTCCAATTGTAAATAGAGAAATTCCAATTTTCGGTGATGAATATGTAGATATGGAATTTGGAACCGGCGCAGTAAAAGTAACTCCCGCGCACGATATTAATGATTATGAAATGGCAAAAAGACACAATCTGCAAATGATAAATATTTTTAATGAAGATGCTTCAACAAATGAAAATGTTCCGGAAGAATTTAGAAATAAAGACAGATTTGTTGTACGAAAATTAGTAATTGCAGAAATTGAAAAACTTGGACTTTTAGAAAAAGTTGAAGATTATACAAATAATGTTGGATACTCGGAAAGAGGCGGAGTGCCGATTGAGCCATATTTGAGCGAACAATGGTTTTTAAAAATGGATGCATTTGCAGAATCTGCATTGCAAGTTGTGAAAGATGAGAAAGTTAAATTTCATCCAAGCCATTGGGTAAAAACTTATGAACATTGGATGGAAAATATTCGCGATTGGTGTATTTCGCGCCAGCTTTGGTGGGGACATAGAATTCCGGTTTGGTATCACAAATCCTCAAAAGAAATTTATTGCGATGTAAATCCGCCGGAAGATTTGGAAAATTGGCATCAAGATGAAGATGTTCTTGATACTTGGGCATCAAGCTGGCTTTGGGCTCAAGACGTTTTCACTTCCGAAGATGAACAAAAATATTATTATCCAACTGATTTATTAGTTACTGGTCCGGATATTATTTTCTTTTGGGTTGCGCGAATGATTATGGCCGGAATGAAATTTATGAATGATATTCCGTTTAAAAATGTTTATTTCACAAGTATAATTAGAGATTTGCAAGGAAGAAAAATGAGCAAATCGCTCGGTAATTCGCCGGATCCGCTTGATGTAATTTCTGAATACGGCGCTGACGCTTTGAGATTTACAATAAATTATATTGCTCCACTCGGACAAGATGTTTTATTCAGCACAGAAAAAGTTGAACTTGGAAGAAACTTTGCAAATAAAATTTGGAATGCCGGAAGATTTCTATTAATGAACCTTGCCTACCGGCAGGCAGGCTCAGAACAAATTAAATTAGATGAAAATTTAATTGATAAACACGTTGATTTTGTTGATGAATGGATTGATTCGAAATTTCAAAATGCGATAAAAAATTATGAAACAGCTTTAGATAAATTTGAAATTAATTCTGCATCAAAAATTTTATATAGTTATGTGTGGAATGATTTCTGCGATTGGTACGTTGAATTAATTAAAAACAAACTTTATTCGCAAAATGAAGAAATAAAATCTGCTGCAATAACAAGAGCAATAAAATTATTTGAAGAAATGTTGAAAATGATTCATCCATTTATGCCTTATATTTCTGAGGAAATTTGGAATTTAATTTCAGAAAGAAAAGAAGGAGAAAGTATTTCTATTTCTGAATTTCCAAAATTTGATTCTTCTAAAATTTCAACAGTTGCTGAAGATAAAATGGAATTCACTCAAAATATTATAACAAGTATTAGAAATATTCGCGGCGAAATGAATATTGCTCCATCGAAGAAAATTTCCGCATTATTGAAAACCGAAAATTTATTAGATGACCAAATAATCTATATAAAATCGCTTGGCAGAATTGATGAAATTAAATTCGGAAATAACATTGAAAAACCAAAAGCAATAGCTTCTTCCGTAATTAAAAATTGTGAAATTTATATTCCGTTGGAAGGAATAATTGATTTAAATGTTGAGCGAGAAAGATTGCAGAAAGAAATTCAGCGTTTGGAAGGTGCATTGATAGGAGTTTCTAAAAAGTTAGGAAATGAAAAATTTGTTAATAGTGCGCCCAAAGAAATTGTTGAAAAAGAATTAACTAAAAAAAGTGATTGGGAAAATTCGTTAATAAAATTAAAAACTTTACTTTCTGATTTATCCTAA
- a CDS encoding undecaprenyl/decaprenyl-phosphate alpha-N-acetylglucosaminyl 1-phosphate transferase — translation MTYLLVFFTSLITTIFLTPFLIDFLRRTKIVDVPGGRKIHTEVIPRMGGLIIFFMVLVMLNAFVDDFESIKLILIASTILVFSGIVDDVMGLENFIKFIVQNISGVILIYYLEKHYTQVSLFGIFIPQPFDYLILLVFIIGTINSINFLDGLDGLASGFSLLIFTVLLILAIRKEDVLLILILVSLLGSTLGFLRFNAFPAHIFLGDTGSLVLGFFLILLTSLISISYHNSVLDLTFVLILLAVPLVDTIKVFFIRIFNRKDPFSGDTNHQHHIIKNTIVSHEATVFLIEIFSIGFIFIALIYLKDYRLEATIVFLIATIGLLAFPTILKKFNIAESINKILINAHDLPIKNLFKLIKVLLLLSGILMLVISLFLFSVKSTLTQRELIFLFVMTIILLVIALFQSKKISSIGEINVFLNFAIFFIISKLSLPIVFGDQVTTQVIYTVVNIAFYALSALLAIIILFRWKVLMTKKLFFTGIDLTMIVFMLLTFLVNNMMKFDLNYFLSISLLESFIFYIWYKLVVDLNKNYTFSLTLISFLLPIGFLVTLLLNT, via the coding sequence ATGACCTATTTGCTTGTATTTTTTACAAGTTTGATAACGACAATATTTTTGACTCCATTCTTAATAGATTTTTTAAGAAGAACAAAAATTGTTGATGTTCCCGGCGGGCGGAAAATCCATACGGAAGTTATTCCGCGTATGGGTGGACTAATTATCTTCTTTATGGTTTTAGTAATGCTAAATGCATTTGTCGATGATTTTGAATCCATTAAATTAATTTTAATTGCATCAACTATTTTAGTTTTTTCCGGAATTGTTGATGATGTTATGGGTTTAGAAAACTTTATTAAATTTATTGTTCAAAACATTTCAGGCGTAATTTTAATTTATTATTTAGAAAAACATTACACACAAGTTTCATTATTCGGAATTTTTATTCCCCAACCATTTGATTATTTAATTTTACTCGTTTTCATAATTGGAACAATAAACTCAATTAATTTTCTTGATGGATTAGATGGCTTAGCAAGCGGATTTTCTCTTTTAATTTTTACTGTTCTTTTAATTTTGGCAATTAGGAAAGAAGATGTTTTACTAATTCTAATTTTAGTAAGTTTGTTAGGAAGTACGTTAGGATTTTTAAGATTTAACGCATTTCCGGCGCATATATTTTTAGGCGATACAGGTTCACTTGTACTTGGGTTTTTCTTAATACTTTTAACTTCGCTGATTTCTATAAGTTATCATAATTCTGTTTTGGATTTAACATTTGTTTTAATTTTACTTGCCGTTCCTTTAGTTGATACAATAAAAGTATTTTTTATAAGAATTTTTAATAGAAAAGATCCGTTTTCCGGCGATACAAATCATCAGCATCACATAATTAAAAACACAATTGTAAGTCATGAAGCAACTGTATTTTTAATTGAGATATTTTCAATCGGATTTATTTTTATAGCTCTAATATATTTGAAAGATTATAGATTGGAAGCAACAATTGTTTTCTTAATTGCTACAATTGGACTTTTAGCATTTCCAACAATTCTAAAAAAGTTTAACATCGCAGAATCAATAAACAAGATTTTAATAAACGCACATGATTTACCTATTAAAAATCTCTTTAAACTTATTAAAGTTTTACTTTTACTTTCCGGAATTTTAATGCTGGTAATTTCGCTGTTTTTATTTTCCGTAAAATCAACTTTAACACAAAGAGAATTAATTTTTCTTTTTGTGATGACAATAATTCTTTTAGTAATTGCTTTATTTCAATCAAAGAAAATTTCATCAATTGGAGAAATAAATGTTTTTTTGAACTTTGCAATATTTTTTATCATTTCAAAACTAAGTTTACCAATTGTATTCGGAGATCAAGTAACAACGCAGGTAATTTATACGGTTGTAAATATTGCATTTTATGCTTTATCGGCTTTACTTGCAATAATTATTTTGTTTAGATGGAAAGTTCTTATGACGAAGAAATTATTTTTTACGGGTATTGATTTAACGATGATTGTATTTATGCTGCTTACATTTTTGGTAAATAATATGATGAAATTTGATTTGAATTATTTTTTGAGTATAAGCCTTCTTGAATCATTTATATTTTATATTTGGTATAAACTTGTTGTTGATCTAAATAAAAATTACACCTTTAGTTTAACTCTCATTTCCTTTTTGTTACCTATCGGATTTTTAGTAACACTTTTGTTAAACACATAA